ATACTTATCGGATTTTCTTTCCATATAAGCGTCCGTTCCACTTCTCTGTCATTAATTCAATCTTGTGACCATAATAAGCATTGAGACTCAGCTTCATCACGCATCATTTTCCCGCCCGTTTTCCTCGAAAAATGGAGGTTTTCGTCGAGCCCCAAGAAGGAAGTCCTTTCTGCATTCGAATTGGTTGCTCGGACACGGTCCTGGAGATCAAAGCAAAGATCGAAAAACACCGAGGAATACCCGTCTATAGACAAACTTTGGTCTTCGACAACGAGACCCTCGACGACGAGCTCGATGTTGAGGGCTGCAACATCCTAGATGGCTCCCGCGTCTGGCTCATTGTCGCGCCTGAGCCGCCTCAATCTGCTAAAATTGAGTTATGTGTGGGGACGCTGCCATCCGTAATGCGGCTCCCCATAGAAGTTCAAGTGAATGACCCTGTGAAACGCTTGAGAGAGGTTGTCCGGTCCCTGGAAGACGTCTCTCTTGAGCGGGTGAAGCTGTATGCGGATGGAACTGAACTTGAAGATGGTCGCCGGATATGCGATTACGAGCTTCAGGATAATTCCAGTGTGGACGTGCGCATCAAGCCTCCGAAGTTCATGGTGATGGTGTTGCCGTGGAAAGCCGACCTCAAAGTAGCGGTG
The sequence above is drawn from the Rhodamnia argentea isolate NSW1041297 chromosome 9, ASM2092103v1, whole genome shotgun sequence genome and encodes:
- the LOC115742881 gene encoding ubiquitin domain-containing protein 7SL RNA1-like: MEVFVEPQEGSPFCIRIGCSDTVLEIKAKIEKHRGIPVYRQTLVFDNETLDDELDVEGCNILDGSRVWLIVAPEPPQSAKIELCVGTLPSVMRLPIEVQVNDPVKRLREVVRSLEDVSLERVKLYADGTELEDGRRICDYELQDNSSVDVRIKPPKFMVMVLPWKADLKVAVEVKQLDKVKVLRKELEKLQPSLELDLPSEGYFFIHNQSGMDEDKSFQWHGVEMGDTIEVFRGTISR